The Hordeum vulgare subsp. vulgare chromosome 7H, MorexV3_pseudomolecules_assembly, whole genome shotgun sequence DNA window tatataaaaatggagggagtatcaaTTTTAGGATAAACAAAATGGGATGAACGAAAAAAATGGGAGAAACACACCGTCCTttattaataaaaagaaaaaaaaaatgacCCCGCAAAAATAgaataagaaagaaaaaaaaatatgtaTTAGGTATAGGTGTAGATGAAAGGATGGGGGATGTCCCAAAAATGAATAGTCGTTGAAGAGTGAAGACTTAGGGTTTCAAACCGTAAGCATCAATTGATAAGTATAGTAGCGGCCGATTGCATTGTTCTCTAGTTGACTTGCGTGCACTATTAATACATGTACGTACCTTCCCTCCATTGCCCCGTCTCAAAACTAACTCTCTccctcaaaaaagaaaaagaaaaaaaaaactctctctctctctcccctccctaTCTCTCTCACGCACAGAGGATCGGTAGCAGTGCAGCGATCGCGAAGATGAGCTCTATTGGCATGATGGAGGCGAAGATGCCGCCGGGGTTCCGGTTCCACCCACGGGACGAGGAGCTGGTCCTCGACTACCTCCTCCACAAGCTCACCGGCCGGCGCGCATACGGTGGCGTCGACATCGTGGACGTCGACCTCAACAAGTGCGAGCCATGGGACCTTCCAGGTACGTACGTACCCATGTATCCCTACGTACTTGCTATACGTGCCTACTCATCTCTCAACGTCACTGCTGTTCGTAGCAACCTTTCTTCCTTCATTAGCCCGGCCAGCCGGATCGAGCTTTGTTGGTTCTTGTTTGTGCATGAAGTCCATGTCGCTGGCGAGTAACTTAACTTTTGTGAGAGAAAAAAAGCTGCACGGGTTCTTCAAGGAAAGGAAGGTTGATTGATTGAAAAAGTGAAAATCATTGGCGTCGTTCGGTTTTGAACTTTGAAACGGAGACCTTCGGTGTGTTATTATTAGACTGGCTGCTGGCTGACGTGATAACCAACTATATATTTGGACAGATTGGTTGCATGCTAAAATCAATGTTTGGATGGAtccgtccttcttctccttgtgcagaGGCGGCGTGCGTAGGCGGCAGGGAGTGGTACTTCTTCAGCCTGCGCGACCGCAAGTACGCCACCGGGCAGCGCACCAACCGCGCCACGCGCTCCGGTTACTGGAAGGCCACCGGCAAGGACCGCGCCATCCTCGCCCACGGCGCCGGCGAGGCGTTGGTGGGGATGCGCAAGACGCTCGTCTTCTACCAGGGGAGGGCCCCCAAGGGGACGAGGACGGAGTGGGTCATGCACGAGTTCCGCCTGGAGGAGGAACGACGCCACCACCAGCCGAAGCAGCAGCACAAgggccgcgccgccgcccccgaggcGAGGTGCCAGCTCAAGGTACGTAGGAAGGATCATATGCATATCTGGTCATTCTCTTGCTTTTTTTTTCGCTTTGTTGGGCTCATCTGGTTCGCGTGACCCCGGCGGTATTAGGACACGCCACTCTCATGCAAAATTGAGAGAGAGGAGAGTTtgtctttccttcttcttcttttttcattttCGGTTCCTTATTTCATTATACATGTGAATATTCCATAGTATTtggcacaaagaaaacagaaaatgCATAATTTTGTCGCTAAGATAGATTGATGTTACTTCCTATTTTTTCACATGAATCGACGTTTGTTCTACAAAGTATGCAATTAACTTTCTCTAAATTTGATTGCGATAGAAAATATATTATGTAAATGCATGCTTTTAAAATTCTTTACTAGTAGTAAGATATTCGTGTAAAAACAGTCAAATATGCATCTATTGCCcgcaaaaaaaaagaagaaaaaaaagtcaaagttgcatccgttgatcTACGTCAGAGTTGGCGTGTACTTTAGAATGAGGGCATATCTATTCATCTGTTGGcccatttatatttatatttatataatTGTCATCACACGCGTCGTCCTCGTCATGTATGTCATGCTAGAATTTCGTATGATCTCTACTGTTTTCCGCTGAACGAATGATCTTCTCTGGCTCGGACCATTCTAATTAATTGTACAGCTTGCAAGTTGCCAATTTTAACATTCAGGTCCACTCCACAGTCCATGTCACTGAAATGACAGTTCGCGTCAGGCAACTAACTAAATGAGATTAATTAATTTACTAAGTATTCCCTTGATAAGCATTAATCTGACTCGCACATGCTAATTTTTTATTCCATTCCAAGGTGACAGTTCAAAATTGTTTTATGTCCCTgtgattgctatttcttcaagttaacTAACTTCCAGAGAAAGAATTTCATAAAGTAACCAGATTCCTGCGGAGATTGGCTACTGAATTAGTTTAATCAATCAATGGAAGCCTTCTTAGCCTAACCTACTTCATATGAGATTGACCGTTCAAGGAATGAATACTTTTTCAGTTTCAATTGTTCCATACATACATGAACTTGCACTTACCATTTGAACCTTGCCATCCTTTTTTTAAATACAGGAAGACTGGGTGCTATGCAGGGTGTTCTACAAGAGCAGAACAACCAGCCCAAGGCCACCATCTGAAGAAGCCTGCACATTCTTCACCGAGCTGGACCTTCCGACTATACCGCCCCTCGCGCCCCTCATCGACGCCTACATCGCCTTCGACAGCGGCACCACGATGAACACCACCGAGCAAGTGTCCTGCTTCTCCGGCCTGCCGGCACTACCGCTCAGGGGATCGGTGAGCTTCGGGGACCTGCTGGGCTGGGACAACCCTGAGAAGAAGGCCATCAGGACAGCACTGAGCAACATGTCAAGTAACAACAATTCCAAGTTGGAGTTGCCTCCAAACTGGAGCCAGGAGAACGGCTTGCCACAGATGTGGACACCCCTCTGAATCTTTGATATGAGATTACTGTGCTGCTAGTTGAAGTGTGGTGGTGACTAGTAAGTAATTAGATGACATATTCTTTCTAATGATATTGGAGAGTAGTATTGGACTATTGGTTGATGCAGTGTCTGTTCCTAGGGATTTGATGGAAGTGTGTGGTGATTTACAAACCAGTAGATTAGTGAAATGGCTTGATATAGCATCTGTACATAGGAATGCTATAAGAAATGTCCTATTTTAGTTCTACTCTTTCTATCCACTCTCCAAATGTAATGTAACTTCCCATTGAAAGTAAATATGTGTATAACCCCTGTTTGTCATTCTGAAACATGGTGTGATAAATTGTTCTTCAGCGCGATAAACATGTTGTGAATATGAAGTATCCCCACGTATCTGGGGTCTAGGCTAATTATTTCTTTCAAACACTAGCACTTGATTCCCCACAATAAATTGATAACAACACACGATGAGAGGGGAAGCGACAACAGTTGGGATTTCGCTTGGGTGTTCAACTACAGCTTATATGTCCAACTATTATAATCGATCGCCTATGCCATCAACCAAAACTCTTCTCTTGGGGAATTTCAATTTATCTTTGGTGTTCAACTGGTTCAGTTTTAATCTAGTAACATATATTTTGAGCCATCATCTCACAACTCCAGTAGTCCTTTTCAGACCTATTTTTGCCAACAAATCACAGCTCCAGATTGATGTCCTTCACAGATCTTTTAGCAATTCACAATGCACTCAAggggaataataagaagaaaaatgTCATCTATATTTAGAGGGGGGAGAACATATGACGTAACTGTTTCACAATGTATGCTAGCTCAGTTCATATTTTTTTAGTTATATTTACATTTGATATGATATCCAGTATGCACATCTGACAGAGTTTGCATGTCAGTAAATTTTGAGAAAATGAAATACGACAAAAGTGCCATCCATTCATGCAAAATCTACTAgtccctctgttccaaaatacttatcgtggttttagttcaaaattcaaattttgaactaaaaccacgacAAGTATTTTGGGACCGAGGGAGTAATGAAAATTTTGAACTAAAACCACAACAAGTATTTCGGAACAGAGGGAGTGGTGAAAATGGCACATGACTTTTATAGAAATTTGCTGGTCGAATTTCAGAAACTCAGGTCACCAACCATTCAACAGCATTCCAGAACTCAGGTCAGATTGCAGCTCCAGGCTCATTCAGTGCCAGTCACTCCATGCACTGCTCCCCATGATAAGTCTCAAGAGGACACAACAAGTTTAGAGCCACTATACAGTTTGATCTATCGTTTCCATGGAACAAACAAACAAACGTATCTACTGATTTACCAGTACTAATAAGTCGATGCCGATGCACCTGTGCCATTTACTATGTTCGACATCTGATCAATGGTGTCCCAATTGCAATTTTACCCCAGCACCACATTTACTGTCTTACTGACACAGTGGAACAGCAACAAGCTCAGGCTGGCCCTAGTCTAGAAGCAGTATGCAGCAACATCAACCTAGTTCCCACCACCTTGCCCTCCCTCTGGGCTCCGTACCCTCCTCTGCTTCGGTGAACTCTCGGCAGCTTCGCACTGCGCCTTGCGCTTCTCCCATGAGCCATTATTGGTGAGGAAGAAGTCTTTGAGCTGATGGGCAATCCTGTCATCCCCTGAATATGAGATCTTCACGTTCAGGTTGTTGTAAGTACATGATGTTTCACTTGGATCGGTGTTATCTCTGctgttgcagaccttctatagaacAATGAACCGGTGTAAGGATTGGCCACATGCTTAAACTCTCATAGCAAACATTCATCAAAGTAATACATTGTACGTACCTTGTCGAGGTGAATGAAAAGGTTCTCTAAGTTGGGAGATTTCTCAAGCATGGTTGATAATGCATTAAAAACGCTATTTATACACCACTCACCAAGGGATAGAGTCCTCAGATTTTCGAACACAGGGCAGTTCTCCAGTTCCGTCATCAGCAGAACCTGCACATTAATGTTGGAGTTGGTACTGATGGTCCACTGACAATGTGACATCTAGGGCACATATTAGATCTACCGACTAAAAACTAACCAACCAAACTAGTTCTATGGAATTCCATATTAAAGATATCACATAGGATACCAGAGACCGAACAGTAAGTGAGGTTCAAAGTTCAATAAGCCACAGACTCTAGTGGTTGAAACCTTCGTAGAGATAAGATGTTAAGACTGTGAAGGTAGTAACTTCAATGTTCTTTTTTCTTGCAGTAGGCAACTATCCAATAGGCTGATCCGCTGGTAAAatgatactccctccgatccatataaATTGACGCagctttagtacaactttgtactgaagTTGTACTAAAACTCCGTCAATTaatttggatcggagggagtacgaGGTAATACTAAAGCTGATATTTGAGTGGTCAACGTCTCAACGATGTAATTTCAGCTCTTCCCTACCTCTAGACAGATTCATAATGACTTGAGAGATTCACCACCAGAAGAAGAAATACCAAAATGTTATTCACACATTAAATTTCAAGGTAGTACTCTAGCCCCTTACCCTCTTCCCATGCAGAAAGCATAAAAGAACGAGAAGGTGACAGTACCGTACCTCTCCTCGATGAGCTGACAAGTTCATGGTTCTCACATTCGAGAGGCTGTGAAAAATACGTTCGCCACCATAAACTACAATATCAACGCTTCCATGATGCTCACGATCTCTTGCATACTCATCAACAACTGCACAGCTACCATCATCAGATTGAGATTGAGATTCACTGATGTCAGAGTCCTCAGAATCAGTATATGTGTCGCcatcgtcctcatcatcctgtaCTGACCATGGGCCAACATGTTGCAAGCAAGCGTCATCAAGCATGATAGTGGCCGTCGCTAGTGACCCCGAGTTCTTGATCTGAGGAACAAAACTGCGAGGTCTGATGCAGCACAGGGCTGCAAGGTTCGAAGCATCAACCGTGAGGCCGTTAAA harbors:
- the LOC123411969 gene encoding F-box/LRR-repeat protein At3g59190-like isoform X2, producing the protein MLQGGAGRGPPPGGAAGASGAGGGGRDRISELTDDLCHHVFSFMKAWEVVRTSALSRRWRRTWATAPCLDIRRICACSRRVDQDWYAEFVKHLLLRRSPVPLNTLRLHWNHDDANTWIVHALRRNATAIQLSAKHHHPILKLDCTAFLSGNLKILQLNNVSMDSRTFSGLCSRCTSLQELEIRKVLIYAAEIQSTSLKRLTLVNCEIFNGLTVDASNLAALCCIRPRSFVPQIKNSGSLATATIMLDDACLQHVGPWSVQDDEDDGDTYTDSEDSDISESQSQSDDGSCAVVDEYARDREHHGSVDIVVYGGERIFHSLSNVRTMNLSAHRGEVLLMTELENCPVFENLRTLSLGEWCINSVFNALSTMLEKSPNLENLFIHLDKKVCNSRDNTDPSETSCTYNNLNVKISYSGDDRIAHQLKDFFLTNNGSWEKRKAQCEAAESSPKQRRVRSPEGGQGGGN
- the LOC123412587 gene encoding NAC domain-containing protein 21/22-like gives rise to the protein MSSIGMMEAKMPPGFRFHPRDEELVLDYLLHKLTGRRAYGGVDIVDVDLNKCEPWDLPEAACVGGREWYFFSLRDRKYATGQRTNRATRSGYWKATGKDRAILAHGAGEALVGMRKTLVFYQGRAPKGTRTEWVMHEFRLEEERRHHQPKQQHKGRAAAPEARCQLKEDWVLCRVFYKSRTTSPRPPSEEACTFFTELDLPTIPPLAPLIDAYIAFDSGTTMNTTEQVSCFSGLPALPLRGSVSFGDLLGWDNPEKKAIRTALSNMSSNNNSKLELPPNWSQENGLPQMWTPL